A genomic stretch from Desulfotignum balticum DSM 7044 includes:
- a CDS encoding site-specific integrase, translating to MKGALITSDLVRLLQAFFCQRLIQQRNVSHQTVCSYRDTFRLFLRFAEQQLGKSAAKMDLVDINASLVLAFLDDLESQRHNCIRSRNARLAAIRSFMHYSALLKPEALAVIQQVLAIPLKRFDRPLVKYLTQMEMQAILEAPDLLSWSGQRDQVLLATLYNSGGRVSEIIELRRANFDKNSWQAVCLHGKGRKKRVIPLWKRTTNLLKTWSAKIGLDPQQPIFPNRFGNMMSRSGVESRLRLAVSKASVQYPSLKDKVVSPHVIRHTTAMHLLQAGVDLSVIALWLGHESVATTHQYFEADLNMKEEALAKLQPPDMKFSRYKPSNDVLSFLNGL from the coding sequence ATGAAAGGGGCTCTGATAACATCTGATCTGGTCCGCCTTCTCCAGGCGTTTTTTTGTCAGCGTTTGATTCAACAACGAAATGTTAGCCATCAGACTGTTTGTAGTTACCGGGATACGTTTCGTTTGTTTCTTCGCTTTGCCGAGCAGCAGCTTGGAAAATCTGCTGCAAAAATGGATTTAGTCGATATTAATGCTTCTTTGGTCCTCGCATTTCTTGATGACCTGGAATCGCAACGGCATAACTGCATCCGTAGCAGAAACGCTCGATTAGCAGCCATTCGCAGCTTTATGCATTATTCAGCTTTGCTGAAACCAGAAGCACTGGCTGTAATACAGCAAGTATTGGCTATCCCTCTGAAGCGTTTTGATCGCCCATTGGTCAAATATCTTACCCAAATGGAAATGCAGGCTATTCTGGAAGCCCCCGATCTCCTCTCCTGGAGTGGGCAACGCGATCAGGTACTACTGGCTACCCTTTATAACTCTGGCGGCCGTGTCTCTGAAATTATTGAGCTCCGACGTGCAAACTTCGACAAAAATAGCTGGCAGGCGGTTTGCCTGCATGGAAAAGGCAGAAAAAAGCGTGTAATTCCACTTTGGAAACGTACTACAAATTTACTTAAAACATGGAGTGCAAAAATTGGATTGGATCCTCAGCAACCAATCTTCCCGAATCGTTTTGGCAACATGATGAGTCGGTCCGGTGTAGAATCACGCCTGCGCTTAGCCGTTAGCAAAGCATCCGTACAATATCCATCTTTAAAAGATAAAGTAGTATCGCCTCATGTCATCAGGCACACCACAGCAATGCATCTATTACAGGCGGGTGTAGATCTCAGTGTAATTGCTTTGTGGCTCGGCCATGAAAGTGTGGCAACAACGCACCAGTATTTTGAGGCAGATTTGAATATGAAAGAAGAAGCTCTGGCTAAATTACAGCCTCCTGATATGAAATTCAGCCGCTATAAACCCTCCAATGATGTACTATCATTTTTGAATGGATTATAA